A genomic stretch from Bacteroidota bacterium includes:
- the lysA gene encoding diaminopimelate decarboxylase, with protein MELVNGQYVIGDVPALSIVKQYGSPVYVYHAEKITSQYQRLKAAFPGVDLHIKYACKALSNLNILRLLRNCGSGIDAVSIQEIELCLQAGFAPEEILFTPNAVSFSEYQQAAALGVRINIDSITILEQFGHAYGGSVPVCVRLNPHILAGGNSKISTGHIDSKFGISIHQLRHVLRIVQAHSMSIDGLHMHTGSDILDADVFLAAADVMLEAAFEFPDLKYLDFGSGFRVPYSAADIYTDVERLGKKIAERFRGFCEEYGRELELWFEPGKFLVSEAGYLLVSANMIKTTVSTVFVGVNSGLNHLIRPMLYDAYHQITNVSNPKGTTRIYTVVGYICETDTLGADRPLNEVREGDILAIHNAGAYGYVMSSNYNSRLRPAEVLLYGGEAHLIRKAETLEDLTRNQIVLEKLKDPIQA; from the coding sequence ATGGAACTTGTAAACGGACAGTATGTAATAGGAGACGTGCCTGCCCTGTCAATCGTAAAGCAGTATGGCAGCCCGGTATATGTGTATCATGCGGAGAAAATCACTTCGCAATACCAGCGCCTGAAGGCTGCTTTTCCGGGTGTAGACCTGCATATAAAATACGCCTGCAAGGCCCTCTCGAACCTGAATATCCTTCGGCTGCTCCGAAACTGCGGCAGTGGTATAGATGCCGTGTCTATCCAGGAGATTGAGCTTTGCCTTCAGGCAGGCTTTGCGCCCGAGGAGATCCTGTTTACGCCCAACGCGGTCTCGTTCAGCGAGTATCAGCAGGCTGCAGCGCTGGGTGTGCGCATCAATATCGACAGCATCACCATCCTGGAGCAGTTTGGCCACGCCTATGGGGGTAGCGTACCCGTATGTGTCCGCCTGAACCCCCACATACTGGCCGGCGGAAATAGCAAGATCAGCACCGGCCATATAGACAGTAAGTTTGGTATCAGCATCCACCAGCTGCGCCATGTCCTACGCATTGTACAGGCACACAGCATGAGTATCGACGGCCTACACATGCACACCGGATCGGATATCCTGGATGCGGACGTGTTTCTGGCAGCTGCCGACGTAATGCTGGAGGCTGCCTTTGAGTTTCCGGACCTGAAGTACCTGGACTTTGGCTCAGGCTTTCGTGTGCCCTACTCGGCCGCAGATATTTACACCGATGTAGAGCGCCTTGGCAAAAAGATTGCCGAGCGGTTTCGTGGTTTCTGCGAAGAATATGGGCGCGAGCTGGAGCTATGGTTTGAGCCCGGAAAGTTTCTGGTGAGCGAGGCGGGCTATCTGCTCGTGTCGGCCAACATGATCAAGACAACGGTGAGCACCGTTTTTGTAGGAGTTAATAGCGGACTGAACCACCTGATTCGCCCTATGCTATACGATGCCTACCACCAGATAACAAATGTGAGCAACCCGAAGGGCACTACCCGCATCTATACCGTAGTGGGATACATATGCGAGACAGATACACTGGGTGCAGACCGCCCACTGAATGAGGTGCGCGAGGGCGACATCCTGGCTATACACAATGCAGGAGCCTACGGCTATGTAATGAGTAGTAACTATAATAGCAGACTGCGCCCTGCCGAGGTGCTGCTATACGGGGGAGAAGCGCACCTGATTCGCAAGGCCGAAACACTGGAAGACCTGACGCGCAACCAGATTGTGCTGGAAAAACTGAAAGATCCGATACAGGCATAG